From Cotesia glomerata isolate CgM1 linkage group LG2, MPM_Cglom_v2.3, whole genome shotgun sequence, a single genomic window includes:
- the LOC123259101 gene encoding putative leucine-rich repeat-containing protein DDB_G0290503 yields MSMEKYSEQDAKLDEEFNEILHRIRQILKIKSLDDIKLCESWLEKLKTAKNQRVLRNKYILELYRLIKAGSLTGIFKEFPSKSVLMSANYSDDVNLDSVSSVIETSSSESERNSSREIKYPRDQSNGCKASSYKMQLATSKKRIQFLADVVNELHEQNDRLRQKLKKCNTDVSTDFNKIIERQKFELEELKSRLEKAEFDGKELEKNHRDIVEQYKDTMLEQISEFKSCLQIEQAKNIQLIDRIAVLTQEVEALKLEKLNEVKCVEKKYSDELESNKSHYETLLKEKEQEVQVQMGIVGQLREEISAAARKVHDMEDKLQIKLENENKLQDILTDQYSSIKEEFVKIRNEMQLANQHHQNYLEEKVSKLKKNLLKVEVSKHKLSSQFKRKIFEVLKTKELEITTLQMQIEGQKSGSTNSVTSEKQSEVNNIFNQVQESYKEVWASNEAVVDIQKQQFLQKIIELENQIRNIKNGLMEKEFYV; encoded by the exons ATGTCAATGGAAAAATATAGTGAGCAAGATGCTAAGTTGGatgaagaatttaatgaaatattgcATCGGATAAGGCAAATTTTGAAGATTAAATCATTggatgatataaaattatgtgAATCTtggttagaaaaattaaaaactgctAAAAACCAACGAGTTTTGAGAAATAAATACATTCTTGAATTATATCGGTTGATAAAAGCTGGTAGCTTGACTGGAATATTCAAAGAGTTTCCTTCAAAGTCGGTTTTGATGTCTGCTAATTATTCTGATGAT gTTAATCTTGATTCAGTTTCAAGTGTCATTGAGACCAGCAGTTCGGAAAGTGAAAGAAATTCTTCAAGAGAGATTAAATATCCCCGAGATCAAAGTAATGGATGCAAAGCATCGTCTTATAAAATGCAGCTAGCTACTTCCAAAAAAAGGATACAGTTTCTTGCGGACGTTGTCAATGAACTGCACGAACAAAATGACAGATTGAGACAAAAGTTGAAGAAATGTAACACTGATGTGAGTACggactttaataaaataatcgagAGACAAAAATTTGAACTAGAAGAGTTGAAATCAAGGTTAGAGAAAGCTGAGTTTGATGGAAAGGAGTTGGAAAAAAATCATAGAGATATTGTCGAGCAGTATAAAGATACTATGCTGGAACAAATCAGTGAATTTAAGAGCTGTTTGCAGATTGAACAGGCTAAAAATATTCAGCTGATTGATAGGATAGCGGTTCTGACGCAAGAAGTTGAAGCGCTGAAGCTCGAGAAGCTAAATGAAGTTAAATGtgttgagaaaaaatattccGATGAGTTAGAGTCGAATAAATCTCACTATGAGACGCTGCTCAAGGAAAAGGAACAAGAGGTCCAGGTTCAAATGGGAATTGTTGGTCAATTGAGAGAAGAAATTTCTGCTGCGGCGAGAAAAGTGCATGATATGGAAGATAAATTGcagattaaattagaaaat gaaaataaattacaagatATACTTACTGATCAGTATTCGTCTATTAAAGAAGAATTTGTGAAGATAAGAAATGAAATGCAACTTGCTAATCAACATCATCAAAATTATCTCGAGGAAAAAGTATCAAAGTTGAAGAAAAACCTTCTAAAAGTTGAAGTATCGAAGCATAAACTGAGTTCTcagtttaaaagaaaaatatttgaagtgttaaag ACTAAAGAATTGGAAATCACGACATTGCAAATGCAGATTGAAGGGCAGAAAAGCGGATCTACTAATTCTGTTACTTCAGAAAAACAATCtgaagtaaataatatttttaatcaggtGCAAGAGAGTTATAAAGAAGTTTGGGCTTCCAATGAAGCTGTGGTTGATATTCAAAAGCAACAATTTCTCcag aaaataatagaGCTGGAAAATCaaataagaaatataaagAACGGACTAAtggaaaaagaattttatgtttaa